A genomic stretch from Fusarium musae strain F31 chromosome 9, whole genome shotgun sequence includes:
- the ARG6_2 gene encoding Protein arg-6, mitochondrial (EggNog:ENOG41) has translation MLSATSSALRISARRVAPRAAALVAPMPKISLGRSFTVAQARCLSSTGRLSYAAQTNPNPPLGMKNASNDAPSRIGLIGARGYTGQALIDLLNQHPMMDLRHVSSRELQGQELKGYSKRKIIYESLSPEEVAQLDKDGKVDAWILALPNAVCQPFVEALGSSKSLIVDLSADYRFDEDQKTWKYGLCELQPRSKLATATRISNPGCYATGSQLALAPIVEHLGGIPSIFGVSGYSGAGTKPSPKNDTNNLKDNLLPYSLTGHIHEREISHHLGTSAAFMPHVASWFRGIHLTVNIPLNKEMTSRDIRQIYQDRYAGEKLVKVVGEAPVVKAIQDKHHVEIGGFAVDSTGKRVVVCATIDNLNKGAATQCLQNMNLALGYDEYQGIPI, from the exons ATGCTGTCCGCTACCTCCTCCGCCCTGCGCATCAGCGCTCGCCGCGTTGCCCCCCGAGCCGCCGCCCTCGTTGCGCCCATGCCCAAGATCTCCCTCGGCCGAAGCTTCACTGTCGCACAGGCTCGATGCCTCTCTTCCACCGGCCGTTTGTCCTACGCTGCCCAGACCAACCCTAACCCTCCTCTGGGTATGAAGAATGCCTCCAATGACGCTCCCTCGAGAATTGGCCTCATTGGAGCTCGTGGCTACACTGGTCAGGCTCTTATCGATCTTCTGAACCAGCACCCCATGATGGATCTCCGACATGTTTCTTCCCGTGAACTTCAGGGTCAGGAGTTGAAGGGCTACAGCAAGCGCAAGATCATCTACGAGAGTCTGTCTCCTGAGGAGGTTGCCCAGCTGGATAAGGATGGCAAGGTCGATGCCTGGATTCTGGCGCTCCCCAACGCTGTCTGCCAGCCCTTCGTTGAGGCACTGGGCAGCAGCAAGAGTTTGATTGTCGATCTCTCCGCCGATTACCGTTTCGACGAGGACCAAAAGACATGGAAGTATGGTCTCTGCGAGCTTCAGCCCAGAAGCAAGCTTGCCACAGCCACAAGAATCTCCAACCCTGGCTGCTATGCTACTGGCTCTCAGCTTGCTTTGGCTCCTATTGTTGAGCACCTCGGTGGTATCCCTAGCATTTTCGGTGTCAGCGGTTACAGCGGAGCTG GTACCAAGCCTTCTCCCAAGAACGACACCAACAACCTCAAGGACAACTTATTGCCTT ACTCCCTCACAGGCCACATCCACGAGCGAGAGATCAGCCACCATCTCGGTACATCCGCTGCTTTCATGCCCCATGT CGCCTCTTGGTTCCGCGGTATTCACCTGACTGTCAACATTCCCCTGAACAAGGAGATGACATCTCGTGATATTCGCCAGATCTACCAGGACCGATACGCCGGCGAGAAGCTCGTCAAGGTTGTCGGTGAAGCTCC TGTCGTCAAGGCCATCCAGGATAAGCACCACGTTGAGATTGGTGGCTTTGCTGTCGACAGCACCGGCAAGCGTGTCGTCGT GTGCGCCACCATCGACAACCTCAACAAGGGTGCCGCCACACAATGCCTCC AGAACATGAACCTCGCTCTCGGATATGACGAATACCAGGGAATCCCCATCTaa